The genomic stretch GatgcaaaaattaaatggaTGATTGCATTGTACTGTTGATACCGTATGACACAGTGTGGCTTCGGGTTGTGGGGTTcattagaaacattttatttgaattgtATGTATTATCTGTAGAATTTTACCGGCATGATACCAAACTCAATGCATGGGGTTCTAGTCTTGTATTTCAATCCTTTCATGCACTTCGGCAAGGCAGGCTGTGCGTAGGCACACGGACGCCACCCGTGCCCTGCACCCGCAGGCAGCGCTGGAACGGCCGAGGCTGCGTGCACAAAGGCGAGTGCCGCTCCTCCCCCcgcaaaaaacccaaccaaacaaaaaaaaaaaaaacaaaaccaacaacaaaaaaggaaaaagagaagataatgAGTCCGACCGTAGCCCCACCCCGCCCTGCCGATCTTGTAGAAGAGCCAACGCCGCTTTAAACGAAGCGTCAGGAGCAGCGCGGATGGAAGTAACGGGCAGCGGGTCTCCCTCGTATCCGCCGCCACACCCTCCCGTGGGCCGCGCTCCGATTCCgattcccctcctcctcctcctcccattgTAGTATTCCTCGGCAGCTTCTGCAGCCCGCCACGCCCGGGTGGGCCGGGTGGAGACTGGGGGCGGGGGCCCCACCGGCGCTCTCCGGGCAGCGGCACCGCGCAACGGCCCCGGGGCGAGGGAAGGGCCGCGCCCGCTTCCGGCTGACCCCGCCCACCTCTGCCCACCTGAGGTACCGGTCTCCTCCTCATCACGTCTTTGACGTCACCCGGCCTCCCTCCCGCCTCATTGGCCGCGCGCCGAAGTCTCACTATCCTCACTCCACCCCTTCAGCCAATCGGTGCGCGGGATCCGCAGCTCCGTCCCGTCCCTCCTCACGCCTGACTCTCCGCCGCGGCCGCCAGCCAGCCAATGGGCGCCGCGCCGGGAGTTGCGGGGCGGCCAATGGGAGGGCGCACTTGAAGCGCCGGCGGACCCGGTGGTTGTTATTGCTGTGACgggcgctgccgccgctgctgctgctgctgttgtcacCCAGGTGAGGGGGCGCGCGGGACCTGCCGCCGGGGCGGGCGGTCGGTCGCGGCCTGACCCGGGGGTGCCGGTGCTGGTGTGCCGGCGCCCGGCCGGCTGGGCGGCTCCTCCCGGTGGCACCCCCGtacggcggcggcgcggccctGCGGAACCGCGGATCCCTTCGCGCGGAGGGCCGGCTGTGCGCGGCTGCCGCCGGCCGGGCCTCTCCCCTGGGCATTCCTCTCGTCGCCGTCATCGCCCCGCGCGTGGGCGGCGAGTGCCAAGGTCTGCCCGCTTCCTCGCAGGGTCCTCGCACGGGTGGGACGGGACCGGACGAGCCGGATCCGGGCGCAGCTTCGCCTCTGGTCTCTCGGCTGCTTTTTCGGGAGGGTAAGTAGCCTCGCGTGCCCACCGGTTGAGCTGGCGTTGTAAGCTTCCTCGGCATCTGCTATGACGTATTTACCATTAATAAAATGGTACCTGCTATGACGTATGGACGTTAGTAAGAAACAGTAGCGTCTTGATGCTGttgctaagaaagaaaaagggcagCTAATGTTGTTATATACCCAGCTTTTGGTGCATTATGTATGTTGGGCCTAGTCTGAGTGTGTCAGCTGGGGGCTCACCAGCATCCTCTGGCCTGTGAATTCCACACGTGCTTTAGCGTGGAAGATGGAGCCattggagggagtccagaggagggccacggaAACCATCAGAGGGCACGTTGGTTATGGAGGGAGTctgagagaggtggggttgttcagcctggaggagagaaggctgcagggacacCTTACTGTAGCctttcagtatataaaggggacTTGTGAGAAAGATGTTTTGCCAAGGCCTGCAGCAAcaagacaaggggcaacagttttaaactaaaaaaaagggtaggtttagattggacatacGGATGACATTTtctctgagggtggtgagacactggcacaggttgcccagagacgttgtggctgccccctccctggaagtgttcaaggccgggtgggatggggctttgggcaacctggtctagtggagggtgtccctgcccatggcagtgggcttggaactagatggtctttaaggtcccttccaacccaaaccgaCAAGCAGCCCACTCTGTGGAAATGGCAGAAGTTCAGACCACCTGTGGATAAGCTGCTTCTATGCTTTTGGGAGCTGTGATGAAAACTCCCTTACTTGTAGAAAGGTGGATTGCCTCAAGCCAGCTGCCGTCTAAAGGTAATCTGCTGTGTGGTGTAGTTCATGTGGGTTCTGGCTCACACCTGTGAGAAGGGTGAGGCTGGATAATCAAGAGATTCTGGTTAGTTTGATTTCTAGATCTGGTTTGGGCCTTTCTGTGAACTTCTAGTACAGAATACAATTATCCTGCAAAagacttgaaataaaattgagtaaaaattaatatttctttatccttttgttCCCTTGACCTCATCTCAAAACTTGGGAGTTGATTGCCTCTCAAACCAATCTTACACTATTCTGTAGAGAGCGaatttgtctttctcttccatgtttttactttaaaactagGTAACAACTACGATACgtaataaggatttttttcctgaagattaactgttgtttattctttttttttttttccccctcaaaattTGCAGGTTAGCTATAGACGACTGTAGAAGAACTGTGATTGTGATGCTTTATGTTTGAACAATGGCAACGAACGACAGTGTTAATATCTTGAACTCTGCTTATCTGGCGGTGGAATACATAGACTCTTTCTTGCCTGACAATCCCTTGCaacaaccttttaaaaatgcctgGAATTACATGCTGGATAACTACACAAAGTTCCAGATTGCAACTTGGGGATCTCTTATAGTTCACGAAGTTTCATATTTCTTGCTCTGTGTACCTGGATTTGTCTTCCAGTTTATACCATACATGCAAAAGTATAAAATTCAGCAGGTGAGACAGAGTTGTCAGCTACATGCTTCCTGATTTGTCTTCAAATGTGTGAAGTAGAACGTGTAACTACAGTAGCCTAGTTTCCAATTTATATGACCCTGTTTCCTCTGTCACTGTGGACATCCtggaagtgacagaaaaatttCAATGTGtgtaaggagagaaagaaaagtggatTTTGGGGAAGGAGTTATTTCTGAGGGATGTATCCTTTCCACCATGGTAGTTTAGGGAGAAAAGGGTATGCTGATCTCTATGTTAGCAAAGTTAAATTTTCTCCATGTGAGTTTGTATATCATCAGGGGAAGGTATAGTAGAATCACAGTATCTCGTGGTAGAGGTGTGTCTTATTATGAAAGAATTACGTGGTCTGCTTATTTAATAAGTTTCTCTTTCAAGTATCTCTATGCACACCTTCTTGAAAGgatttttgaagtattttaacaaTGGAGAAAGCACACTCCTAATCGGTAACAAAGGCACATCCGGTATTTAAAGATAATTGTTTTCCCCCAGTTCCTTGTAATAGGaattagaaattaataataCCAGCTTCTGAAATTTCTACATTAATTGGTAAAATGTCTCCCTGCAAAAACTGGATGTTTTCAAGACAACTTGTTTCTTCCCAATCTCCTATCTTCAGCTTCTCCTTGTACTATTTTAGCTATGGGAATGTATTCTGTGgtgtgaagaaaagcaaaattagatTTGTGTTAAACTGACGAATACAACATGTTCCTGCTAATTACAAGCACTGAAATAACAAGAATAGTTTGTGGTGACTGGCAAAGACAACTTCTCTTAAGAGAGTCTTACtttaaattttacagaaagctagcttaaaaaaaaaaaaaaaaagacgtttTGATGAAACTGAATCCAATCCCATGTAATTTGTATTGCCTGAGTTAATTTGTATTATTGGAGGACCTGCTATTTGTTTTCCAATGTGAAATGAAACTgcttcagaagtaatttttgtaGCACTTTGGTTAGGTGCAAGAGAAGTATGTAACGCTGAttctttttgctgcttcttagGATAAACCAGAAACATGGGAAAAACAGTGGAAGTGTTTCAAAACACTCCTCTTCAATCACTTTTTCATTCAGCTTCCTCTGATTTGTGGCACCTATTACTTCACAGAGTATTTTAACATCCCGTATGAATGGGAAGAGATGCCCAAATGGTAGGTAGATTTTTCTCGTATGTTGATGCTGAATTCCATACAGTTGGAGGCAGAATATTTAACAAATAGCACTGTCAACTGTAGTTCACAATAATTCTTTGGTGATGTAAACTCTGTTAATTTTGCTTCTGATGATGCTTAACTTATGTAAGATTTAATTATaactttctagatttttttttttaatggcctCAAACTGTTCTGATACTTGGAAGAAGGGGGATTAGAATGGAGTTtatgacagcaaagaaagattCTTGATGGCATGGCTTAAACATTGGACTCTGTGGGGGATTTTTAGCCAACGTTTTTTGATTCCTCCTAAATGTTTCTTCCCTACATCTTGTTTTCTATCATAGCAGCAGTGTGTTCCTCAAGGGAGATAATGTACCACCTGCTTCACATTCTCCTTTTTTGCCCTAAACTGGtatgcttttaaacaaaatggaatTAGTTAGAaatgctgcctcctcccccagcccctgccctgatAGCTGTTCTTTACAACAGAAGTTCATCTTTCCAAGATAGCTATTTTTCCATCTGGTTTAGATAGCTGATTTGCTCTATATTGTTATATCTAGGTCTTACACAGTCTGTGGGTGTTCTCTGTCAGCTGCGTGTGTAACATTCAAATGACGGCTTGTTACACTGCATGCTAACTCACTGCAGCATATCAACAGATAAGTTGAAAAGCACAATAACCCtggtaattaatatttttagtatGTTAAAAAGGTAGTGTCAATGCACAGTTATTCAGTCAGTAATACACATAAACCTTTCCCACCCTTACTAGCATATAAACTATTTTATCTTTCAAGATTGTGTGTCTGCTAGTATATTCTATAACTAAcagctcttttgctttttaaaggtaTGTTCTGGTTGCCCAGTGTTTTGGATGTGCAGTGATTGAGGATGCCTGGCACTATTTCCTGCACAGATTGCTGCATCACAAGAGAATATACAAGTATATCCATAAGGTTCACCATGAGTTTGTTGTATGTAttccttgattattttttaatagtttttagTAGATGTGGTTTCGTACATCTAATTTAAAAGTCTTATTTGAAAGACTTGAGAATTTTGCAGATCCCTCTGACAGTGAGATCGGTGTCCCTTCTTGAGCTCTTTGTCAAGAACAGTCATCcgttttgtttctgaaaacacctcctgtagttttatttcatttaatggGAATGAAAGATCGCATTCAACTCTTGCTGAAGTCTGATTGTACCTGTTGAGCTAGGTGAAGCAGGCTTTTAAAAGCGTATTTATATGTCTGATTGttaggggaggggaaaaaggtaGGTTTCTGATTTTGATTGTCAGTTCCCCACTACCTAGGGTGTTACCCAGAGCATAGTAATCCCCAGAACACGATCCAGACAGGCAGCTCCTGCACGGTCTGGGTGTGCGCATCCTATGTGCAACATACATGATTCATGGCAGGATTGTAGCTTTGGATAGGGGCCTCTGGAAGCAGTATAGCCTGTTGTGTGATACTGCAGTAGTGACATGTTttgggtggttctgcatttaGCGGTGTTGGAGCTGACATTCAGCGCAAGGTAGTGAGCGGTGCTGGACTGGAGGTGGCACTGTTCTGAGCCAGGCAGGGTCCAGCCGTGCTCACACCTGACGGTTACTATCGCGGTGTTTAGATGGCACTGCCTCTGGATCACAGAAGTCAGTGCCGCTGTGTttgtctgctgctgtgtttcagtgtATGACCTAATCTGTGCCTAAGGTAAACTGCAAGCTGCTGGGTCAGGGGTGGTTTATACAGGCTGCCGATAATAAGAGAAGCTTGGTATTGATTGATGCGTGCGTATGTACCtacatctgcagcagcagctgctgtttcccTCTTGCTCTTGGCAGCCCTTCGGGGCTCTAGCAGGAGCAGCTTCTGACCATTATTGTTGAGAGTGGTTAGCAGTTCACACAGAAGTGATCTGTAGGCTGATGGCTGTTTAACTGAAAACTTCCCCTGATAATAAAAGGtgatgattttaaaatcatcCTTAAGCCAAAGTggaccttatttttttttctgctaatcaGACTTATAACCTTCAGCATTAggttaatcttttttttaaattcttctctttGTATGGTGTTCTACTTCTGAAAACTCTCTATGGAATGTCTTTTTTCATAAACCAAATATAGGAATGactggtgtgtgtgtatatatataaaggaaagaaaatgttttatttcagtttcagtaacatttgaatggtatgaatttattttaaacaatcaTCAAAAGATGagaggggtttatttttttattatttttaaaacaaatttgtaagTGAATCCTGATTCCGAGAATATTttggcttccttttttcttctgcttccaagACTGGATGTATAGCAAAGCTGATAGGAGCTTGCCAAACACTTTAATATTCCTGAAATAATGCTTTGGCCTAGGGTAATGGTAAGCctaaataaaagttttcagcTCTTCAACTAGTAGTGAAGTGTTTGGAATCACTAATGGAATGATAATCCTTATGACCTTGgaatactgttttctgtttgcccAGTGAGGAGCTGAACACCTGTGTTAAGGCCGTTGCTCAGTCAGACTATTTCCTTTACCCACAACATCATTCCGTTTGTCCTATTGCAGCCTtgtgggaaggggagagcaCCACAAAATGGGGATTCTGATTTGGGGGtatataaaattgaaaataattaccGTTTTCCTGTCTGTTATCTCTTTCTAGTCTCCATTTGGAATGCAAGCAGAATATGCTCATCCTCTGGAAACACTTATCCTTGGAACTGGCTTTTTTATTGGAATTGTTGTTTTCTGTAACCATGTGATTCTTCTGTGGGCATGGGTGATATGTCGCTTGATGGAAACCATTGATGTACACAGGTGAAATCctcattgctttttaataattgctttttctcttctccctcagtCTGTCTCAAACTTAGCTGTCTCTTTCACTGAgatttactgtttattttgcactgaaatgcttttaagtgTCTCACAAAGAATGACACAACCTGAACAGTTatcactgttttctgttttgaggtAGCGTTAATAGCAAATCTTGCTGATTAAAAGAGTGTAGACTATCAGCTAGAGCATCTCAAGGAGGGTTTTGGAAGCTAGGTCCCTCATTAGGATGTCTGGCTCTTGATGTTTGGTGTACAAGTGACCTTATGCATATTAGAACACCAAAAATCAATTACAAAGAGCGATATTCCAGCCAAGAGTTCTTTCCATTTAATACTTTGTCAGACAGTTTTCCTGGACAAGAGAAGCTTCAGGCTGTACAATCACTGACAGTCTGTAAAATACATACACAAGTTGCTTTCGTCTGTTTCTTTATTGTAGAGAAAAGGACAAGACTTCTTGTCTCTGTAGTAAAACTGACTTCTTTCAAATTTGGCTCCAAAATGCCTCTGCGAATCCCAGTATGTTTAGTTGGGTTCATCTGCAAATGAATgaccttttcttccctgtgttcaagaggaaggggacagtTGGAGTTCACGTTTGAAATGCTGGCATTACAGTTGACTGTAGATCTGTAAATACATTATGAAGCGTACAATATCTTATTGTAAGCTGAATGCCAAGTGTTTTAATAGAACATGAGCTACTAATGAACTCATCATACAAATCATTGCAGGTTTAGTTACATATTACTTGTAGACTGAGAAATATATGTTGTGATATATCATAAAGTAATTGATGCAAAATATGAGTCTCCTTTGATAATTACAATTTTAGTTTGTTGTCTACATGAGGTGTTAATAACACATTACCTTGCGCTCTCCCCACTAGGTGGTGGTAAGATGCTTTCCAGTACTACTAAGCAAAAGAGTTGAAATCCCTCTAAAACGAACTGTGCTGGttttaatattactttaatcgtatattttgaattttaaacgTTTGAAGAACTTTCAGTAAGCTGAGTAAGAGTAAAAATACTACAATTGTAGTTGATTTGAGATGCTGTTTGATGAGCAGCTGAGCTGACATTCACAGGTCGTCACTAAAAGATGGTGTTATTTCCTGTTCCTCCTTCCTAACATCACTCTGAGTCAGTTAAAGCCACTAATCCAGCAGGAAGTCGgccactgtgattttttttttaggtgacttgcttaaatgtttttgtattgCCTAGTAAACTGAGCTGAAAAGGTCAGCAAGTGCCGAAGCCATTCTGGGATAGTTTACGGAAGCATTTGGCTAGGAAATGGGGGATCTTGTTTTCCTATTAAGCCAGTGCAACAGTGATTACTCCAAGGCCTTATAAtaccaaaaaaatcttcttttattttgtaaaaatgacaAGTTAGTGTCTATATTTTGTGGTTTATGTCTGGAAAAAATCCTTActatatttgccttttttttttttttcttcctcccctgtAGTGGCTATGATGTTCCACTGAATCCTCTTCATTTGGTACCTTTCTACGCTGGGGCCCGTTTTCATGATTTCCATCACATGAACTTTATCGGCAATTACGCTTCAACCTTCACATGGTGGGACAGAATCTTTGGTACAGACTCTCAATTCATTGcctataaagaaaaagagaagaagcaACAACTCATAATGAAGAAGAAGGCTAACTAAATGTCCAGTGTAAAAATTCTGATGCTAATACTGGTAGtcaacttttgcttttctgtaaagcAAAATAGTGATTGGGTGTTAAGCATAGATCTTGTTCCTTGGCTACTAAGTGGTAGGGAAAAATGGCTAATTACACTGCAGTATCTTCCTAATGGGAatgctttctattttatatGTAAGTACTGCATATATTTTAACTACAGATTTAAAGATGACGCAAAAATCCTGAGATAAGTTGTGtctatcctttcttttttgaaaaaaaaaaaaaacaaaaaaaccccacaaccttaCTTTTATCTTTAATGTTGCCAACTTTGGATCCAGGTAGAATTATATATGCACACTGAAATTGGacttagttttttaaaatatatattcttaaatTTGTAGTATCAAATAGCAGAACATATTAACTGGAATCAGCactgtattatttaaatattggGTAAAAGttgcttaaaaccaaaacatctgTTAATAAGAAGCTTGGACAGGCCTTTTGCACACTGGATAATGCAAACTGTTAGTAACAGAATACTTGGCTAAATGAGAGTTAGCAGAGACATTCCTGATCTAGGTTTATTATGTTATTTCAGATTACAGGTCAAAAGAatagttgtttttctttgaagaaactgtttttttgctgctcttttgAAGTTGGTCTGTCAGTGTACTTAGCATTTACATTACATTCTTCTCTGTGTGTTGTAATTTGCTGAACTGACTTGTTGCTATATTTGCACTTGTGACTGATGAAATAAATGTGGTTTGGTTTGATGCGTGTATTACACCTTTCATATGTTTTTTCAATACaaacttgtgaaaaaaaaaaaggaggagataGAGTCTTACTCTGTTCATCTCTTTGAAGACGCATTGTTTCTGGTAGTATGGTCTACAACAGTTCCATCTGTAAACTACTTAGAGATGGCagtaagaaatggaaatggagaaCATCTTGTAAATTCTGCTGGCTTGTGTTCTGAAGGACTTGGATATGTAGCTACTCAGTGTAGCGACAACTTTTGGGCCAAGTGCATTCTCAAGTTAAGGTGCAGCTTTCACAAACTGGAATCGCAAAATCTACTGCGTGAGTTGTACTAGTAATAGAAGCAGTAGTCTAATACTGTTGAATCTACTCTAAACATTTGTCTCTTGCACAGGAAATAACAGTGGAAGTATTTAAGAAGGGCTTAAGCCCTTACAAAGATCTTgcactttgtattttaatgtcaGCTGCTCTTCGGAATTCACATACCACTTCATCTGCCCTGTAGGTCCTTAGAGTGTTTTCCTTACTCAGGACCACCTGAATTTTCATGCTGCTTCACATGCAGTCTGGTGTAATCCTCAAAAGAGGCACTCCTGTGGAAGTGCGGAGGAGATCAGGCTTCTAACAAAAAATCAAGGTGTTACTTGAATCACTCTGAATGTCATTATTACTTGAGATGTGGGAGTTGTTCAGATTCTTCTGCATGTGTTTTGTAGAAACTTTTACTTCTCTGCATGCCCATTGAAATTTGgtgttcttcctcttccccctaAAAGGATGTAAAAATACTTGGCTGTGGCAGGCGAATGGAAGCTGAAATCCCTGTGGTGTTCAGTTTTTAGCAGGGATTGGTACTTAAGACTTCCTGAATCCATATGCACTGCCAGCCTGAACTCTGCATGGTGGAAGCGACCTCTTTAACCAGATTTCAAAGATGGCGGTTATCCTCTCTGCTTTGTCAGCTCCCACtcatcctgcagctgcagctgtacATAGCTTTGTTTTACTGAACCCCTAGCCTAAAAATACAAGGAGCTTTCAGTGCTCCAGATTTTCCCTGCATATGTGATTGTATTCACTGGTTTTCAGCCCGCTGGCTCGTGCCTGTGCGTGCACTGTCACAAAATCACGCACAACTGTGAGCCAATTGCTTAAATCCTGCAGTAAAGGTATTTGTGAAAGCTTGGTGTCCCCAGCTGTTGGAGAGCTCCTCAGAGCACTGAAAGGTTGATAGGATGACTTACAaag from Balearica regulorum gibbericeps isolate bBalReg1 chromosome 4, bBalReg1.pri, whole genome shotgun sequence encodes the following:
- the MSMO1 gene encoding methylsterol monooxygenase 1, whose translation is MATNDSVNILNSAYLAVEYIDSFLPDNPLQQPFKNAWNYMLDNYTKFQIATWGSLIVHEVSYFLLCVPGFVFQFIPYMQKYKIQQDKPETWEKQWKCFKTLLFNHFFIQLPLICGTYYFTEYFNIPYEWEEMPKWYVLVAQCFGCAVIEDAWHYFLHRLLHHKRIYKYIHKVHHEFVSPFGMQAEYAHPLETLILGTGFFIGIVVFCNHVILLWAWVICRLMETIDVHSGYDVPLNPLHLVPFYAGARFHDFHHMNFIGNYASTFTWWDRIFGTDSQFIAYKEKEKKQQLIMKKKAN